The proteins below are encoded in one region of Micromonospora sp. DSM 45708:
- the paaN gene encoding phenylacetic acid degradation protein PaaN, with product MTETPHPLYARHAETLDRALTAITERGYWSAYPESPSPRVYGETAAADGKAAFEAYLGGDFPLDQASDGTTVATEVSPFGVALDVRYPHAGADELVAAATAALPAWRDAGPKARAGVCLEILDRLHKNVFELANAVQFTSGQAFVMAFQAGGAHALDRALEAVAYAYAEMTRHPGTAGWEKAAGKGDPLRMTKTFHVVPRGVALVIGCNTFPTWNSYPGLFASLVTGNPVVVKPHPRAVLPLAVTVKYARQVLAEAGFDPNLVQLAPEAAGEKLASTLALHPAVKIVDFTGSTEYGDWLEANARQAAVYTEKAGLNTVVIDSTDDFAGLCRNLGFTLTLYSGQMCTTSQNLLIPRDGIDTDQGHKSFDEVAAGIAGAVAKLTADPARGVELTGAIVNDGVLERLDEVTKVGEPVLESRTVEHPSFPGAVVRTPTVVKLDAADTATYAREWFGPISFAIATDSTAHSLRILRETVGEKGALTAAVYSTDEAVLDAAEAAAIDAGVHLSCNLTGGVFVNQSAAFSDFHGSGANAAANSALTDGAYVANRFRVVQSRRHA from the coding sequence ATGACGGAGACCCCGCACCCCCTGTACGCCAGGCACGCCGAGACCCTCGACCGGGCGCTGACCGCCATCACGGAGCGCGGGTACTGGTCCGCCTATCCCGAGTCGCCCAGCCCCCGGGTGTACGGCGAGACCGCCGCCGCCGACGGCAAGGCCGCCTTCGAGGCGTACCTGGGCGGCGACTTCCCGCTCGACCAGGCGAGCGACGGCACCACCGTGGCCACCGAGGTCAGCCCGTTCGGCGTGGCGCTGGACGTGCGCTACCCGCACGCCGGCGCGGACGAGTTGGTGGCCGCCGCCACCGCCGCGCTGCCGGCCTGGCGCGACGCCGGCCCGAAGGCCCGCGCGGGCGTCTGCCTGGAGATCCTCGACCGGCTGCACAAGAACGTGTTCGAGCTGGCCAACGCCGTGCAGTTCACCAGCGGTCAGGCGTTCGTGATGGCGTTCCAGGCCGGCGGCGCGCACGCGCTGGACCGCGCGCTGGAAGCGGTCGCCTACGCGTACGCCGAGATGACCCGCCACCCCGGGACGGCCGGCTGGGAGAAGGCCGCCGGCAAGGGCGACCCGCTGCGGATGACCAAGACGTTCCACGTGGTGCCGCGCGGGGTGGCACTGGTCATCGGCTGCAACACGTTCCCGACCTGGAACTCGTACCCCGGGTTGTTCGCCTCGCTGGTCACCGGCAACCCGGTGGTCGTGAAGCCGCACCCGCGCGCCGTGCTGCCGCTGGCGGTCACCGTGAAGTACGCCCGCCAGGTGCTCGCCGAGGCCGGCTTCGACCCGAACCTGGTGCAGCTCGCCCCCGAGGCGGCCGGCGAGAAGCTCGCCTCGACGCTGGCCCTGCACCCGGCCGTGAAGATCGTCGACTTCACCGGCTCCACCGAGTACGGCGACTGGCTGGAGGCGAACGCCCGGCAGGCCGCCGTCTACACCGAGAAGGCCGGCCTGAACACGGTGGTGATCGACTCCACCGACGACTTCGCCGGGCTCTGCCGCAACCTGGGCTTCACGCTCACGCTCTACAGCGGCCAGATGTGCACCACCTCGCAGAACCTGCTGATCCCGCGCGACGGCATCGACACCGACCAGGGGCACAAGAGCTTCGACGAGGTGGCCGCCGGGATCGCCGGAGCGGTCGCCAAGCTCACCGCCGACCCGGCGCGGGGCGTCGAGCTGACCGGCGCGATCGTCAACGACGGGGTGCTGGAGCGGCTCGACGAGGTGACCAAGGTCGGCGAGCCGGTGCTGGAGTCGCGCACCGTCGAGCACCCGTCCTTCCCGGGCGCCGTGGTGCGTACGCCGACGGTGGTCAAGCTGGACGCCGCCGACACCGCGACGTACGCGCGGGAGTGGTTCGGGCCGATCTCGTTCGCCATCGCGACCGACTCGACCGCGCACAGCCTGCGCATCCTGCGCGAGACGGTGGGGGAGAAGGGCGCGCTGACCGCGGCCGTCTACTCCACCGACGAGGCAGTGCTGGACGCGGCCGAGGCGGCGGCGATCGACGCCGGCGTGCACCTGTCCTGCAACCTGACCGGTGGCGTGTTCGTCAACCAGTCGGCGGCGTTCTCCGACTTCCACGGCTCGGGCGCGAACGCGGCGGCCAACTCGGCGCTGACCGACGGCGCGTACGTGGCGAACCGGTTCCGGGTGGTGCAGAGCCGCCGGCACGCGTGA
- a CDS encoding ABC transporter permease has translation MVDSSVASKGSGGAAGGYRPSATLPFGAEFRRQASRRRTQLALGFMVLLPLIILVAFQFDSGDDDGGGRGEFASLADLATSGGLNFTLFSILVSASFLLVVVVALFCGDTVASEASWGSLRYLLAVPVPRARLLAVKLVVALAYSGLALVLLAGTALLAGTLRYGWKPLSSQVSAELAPADGLLRLVGVLGYLAVVLLVVAGLAFLLSVTTDAALGAVGGAVLLWILSSILDQITALGGLRNLLPTHYSSAWLGLLSSPMQTDDVVKGAISAIVYATLFWGLAFWRFTRKDITS, from the coding sequence CACGCTGCCGTTCGGGGCGGAGTTCCGGCGGCAGGCGTCGCGGCGGCGTACCCAGTTGGCGCTCGGGTTCATGGTGCTGCTGCCGCTGATCATCCTGGTGGCGTTCCAGTTCGACTCGGGGGACGACGACGGTGGCGGCCGGGGCGAGTTCGCCAGCCTGGCCGACCTGGCGACCTCGGGCGGGCTCAACTTCACCCTGTTCTCGATCCTGGTGTCGGCGTCGTTCCTGCTGGTCGTGGTGGTGGCGCTGTTCTGCGGGGACACGGTGGCCAGCGAGGCGAGCTGGGGCAGCCTGCGCTACCTGCTGGCCGTGCCGGTGCCCCGGGCCCGGCTGCTGGCGGTGAAGCTGGTGGTCGCGCTCGCGTACTCCGGGTTGGCGTTGGTGTTGCTGGCCGGCACCGCGCTGCTCGCCGGCACGCTGCGCTACGGCTGGAAGCCGCTGAGCAGTCAGGTCTCCGCGGAGCTGGCCCCGGCGGACGGGCTGCTGCGGCTGGTCGGCGTGCTCGGCTACCTGGCGGTGGTGCTGCTGGTGGTGGCCGGCTTGGCGTTCCTGCTCTCGGTGACCACCGACGCGGCGCTCGGCGCGGTCGGTGGGGCGGTGCTGCTCTGGATCCTGTCCAGCATCCTCGACCAGATCACCGCGCTGGGCGGGCTGCGCAACCTGCTGCCGACCCACTACAGCAGCGCCTGGCTGGGGTTGCTGTCGTCGCCGATGCAGACCGACGACGTGGTCAAGGGCGCGATCTCGGCGATCGTCTACGCCACGCTGTTCTGGGGGCTCGCCTTCTGGCGCTTCACCCGCAAGGACATCACGAGCTGA
- a CDS encoding cold-shock protein: MAQGTVKWFNSEKGYGFIAVDGGQDVFVHFSAIEMDGYKALDDGQRVEFEIAQGQKGPQAERVRVIA, encoded by the coding sequence GTGGCACAGGGCACCGTGAAGTGGTTCAACTCCGAAAAGGGCTACGGCTTCATCGCCGTCGACGGCGGTCAGGACGTCTTCGTCCACTTCTCCGCGATCGAGATGGACGGCTACAAGGCTCTGGACGACGGCCAGCGGGTCGAGTTCGAGATCGCTCAGGGCCAGAAGGGCCCGCAGGCCGAGCGCGTCCGCGTCATCGCCTGA
- the groL gene encoding chaperonin GroEL (60 kDa chaperone family; promotes refolding of misfolded polypeptides especially under stressful conditions; forms two stacked rings of heptamers to form a barrel-shaped 14mer; ends can be capped by GroES; misfolded proteins enter the barrel where they are refolded when GroES binds), which translates to MAKMIAFDEEARRGLERGMNQLADAVKVTLGPKGRNVVLEKKWGAPTITNDGVSIAKEIELEDPYEKIGAELVKEVAKKTDDVAGDGTTTATVLAQALVREGLRNVAAGANPMALKRGIETAVASVSEELLKLAKDVETKEQIASTASISAGDSTVGEIIAEAMDKVGKEGVITVEESNTFGLELELTEGMRFDKGYISAYFMTDPERMEAVFDDPYILIVNSKISSVKDLLPILEKVMQSGKPLLIIAEDLEGEALATLVVNKVRGTFKSAAVKAPGFGDRRKAMLGDIAILTGGQVISEEVGLKLDAVTLDMLGRARKVVVTKDETTVVDGAGDAEQIQGRVNQIRAEIDKSDSDYDREKLQERLAKLAGGVAVIKVGAATEVELKERKHRIEDAVRNAKAAVEEGIVPGGGVALVQAGKTAFDKLDLAGDEATGAQIVKIALDAPLRQIAVNAGLEGGVVVERVRNLDPGHGLNAATGEYVDLLAAGIIDPAKVTRSALQNAASIAALFLTTEAVVADKPEKTPAAPAGPGGGEMDF; encoded by the coding sequence ATGGCCAAGATGATCGCGTTCGACGAAGAGGCGCGCCGCGGCCTCGAGCGGGGCATGAACCAGCTCGCCGACGCCGTGAAGGTGACGCTCGGCCCCAAGGGCCGCAACGTCGTGCTCGAGAAGAAGTGGGGTGCCCCCACCATCACCAACGATGGTGTGAGCATCGCCAAGGAGATCGAGCTCGAGGACCCGTACGAGAAGATCGGCGCCGAGCTGGTCAAGGAGGTCGCGAAGAAGACCGACGACGTCGCCGGTGACGGCACGACGACGGCGACCGTCCTGGCCCAGGCCCTGGTTCGCGAGGGTCTGCGCAACGTGGCCGCCGGCGCCAACCCGATGGCCCTGAAGCGGGGCATCGAGACCGCCGTGGCCAGCGTCTCGGAGGAGCTGCTCAAGCTCGCCAAGGACGTGGAGACCAAGGAGCAGATCGCCTCCACCGCCTCCATCTCCGCCGGTGACAGCACCGTCGGTGAGATCATCGCCGAGGCGATGGACAAGGTGGGCAAGGAAGGCGTCATCACCGTCGAGGAGAGCAACACCTTCGGCCTCGAGCTCGAGCTCACCGAGGGCATGCGCTTCGACAAGGGCTACATCTCCGCCTACTTCATGACCGACCCGGAGCGTATGGAGGCCGTCTTCGACGACCCCTACATCCTGATCGTCAACAGCAAGATCTCGTCGGTGAAGGACCTGCTCCCGATCCTGGAGAAGGTCATGCAGTCGGGCAAGCCGCTGCTGATCATCGCCGAGGACCTGGAGGGCGAGGCCCTCGCCACGCTGGTCGTCAACAAGGTCCGGGGCACCTTCAAGTCGGCCGCCGTCAAGGCGCCGGGCTTCGGTGACCGCCGCAAGGCCATGCTCGGCGACATCGCCATCCTCACCGGTGGCCAGGTCATCAGCGAGGAGGTCGGCCTCAAGCTGGACGCCGTCACCCTCGACATGCTGGGCCGCGCCCGCAAGGTCGTGGTGACCAAGGACGAGACCACCGTGGTCGACGGCGCCGGTGACGCCGAGCAGATCCAGGGCCGGGTGAACCAGATCCGGGCCGAGATCGACAAGAGCGACTCCGACTACGACCGGGAGAAGCTGCAGGAGCGTCTGGCCAAGCTGGCCGGCGGTGTTGCGGTGATCAAGGTCGGCGCGGCCACCGAGGTCGAGCTGAAGGAGCGCAAGCACCGCATCGAGGACGCCGTCCGCAACGCGAAGGCCGCCGTCGAGGAGGGCATCGTCCCGGGTGGTGGCGTCGCGCTGGTCCAGGCCGGCAAGACCGCCTTCGACAAGCTGGACCTGGCCGGCGACGAGGCGACCGGCGCGCAGATCGTCAAGATCGCGCTGGACGCCCCGCTGCGGCAGATCGCCGTCAACGCCGGCCTCGAGGGTGGCGTCGTCGTCGAGCGGGTCCGCAACCTCGACCCGGGTCACGGCCTCAACGCCGCGACCGGCGAGTACGTCGACCTGCTGGCCGCCGGCATCATCGACCCGGCCAAGGTGACCCGTTCCGCGCTGCAGAACGCCGCCTCGATCGCCGCGCTGTTCCTCACCACCGAGGCCGTCGTGGCGGACAAGCCGGAGAAGACCCCGGCCGCCCCGGCTGGCCCGGGTGGCGGGGAGATGGACTTCTGA
- a CDS encoding GNAT family N-acetyltransferase yields the protein MGLTVTPLDAADLPTLDAAYRIAEAARAVDEPDLPPTCRRRFEALLRHPMPGVDGRWLVARLDGEPVGWLRLHLHTLENVENATVELVVDPAHRRRGIGRALHGPGVRLLREHGGKRLVGSAAAALPGEAERVFPGAAFAAAVGARPANADVRRRLDVTALDRTRLAALLADARAAATGYRTVHWRDHTPDEYVADTAHLEGRLLLDAPMGELAWEQQKMDAQRKRGVERALDARGVRRYNTGAVHEASGRLVGWSQLSLAASSTDHAWQQITIVDPGHRGHRLGLLCKAANLGYALSREPALRTVDTWNAAANGHMIVINEQLGFRPVAGSVDWQLTI from the coding sequence ATGGGCCTGACCGTCACCCCGCTGGACGCCGCCGACCTGCCGACGCTCGACGCGGCGTACCGGATCGCGGAGGCGGCCCGCGCCGTCGACGAGCCGGACCTGCCGCCGACCTGCCGCCGGCGGTTCGAGGCGCTGCTGCGGCACCCGATGCCCGGCGTCGACGGGCGGTGGCTCGTCGCCCGCCTCGACGGGGAGCCCGTCGGCTGGCTCCGGCTCCACCTGCACACGCTGGAGAACGTCGAGAACGCCACCGTCGAGCTGGTGGTCGACCCGGCCCACCGGCGTCGCGGGATCGGGCGCGCGCTGCACGGGCCCGGCGTACGGCTGCTCCGGGAGCACGGCGGCAAGCGGCTGGTCGGCTCCGCCGCCGCCGCGCTGCCCGGCGAGGCGGAGCGGGTGTTCCCGGGTGCGGCGTTCGCCGCCGCCGTGGGGGCGAGGCCGGCGAACGCCGATGTCCGCCGCCGGCTCGACGTGACCGCGCTCGACCGGACCCGGCTGGCCGCGCTGCTGGCCGACGCCCGCGCGGCGGCCACCGGCTACCGGACCGTGCACTGGCGCGACCACACGCCCGACGAGTACGTCGCGGACACCGCGCACCTGGAGGGCCGGCTGCTGCTCGACGCGCCGATGGGTGAGCTGGCGTGGGAGCAGCAGAAGATGGACGCGCAACGAAAGCGGGGCGTGGAGCGGGCGCTCGACGCCCGGGGCGTGCGTCGCTACAACACCGGCGCGGTGCACGAGGCGTCCGGCCGGCTGGTCGGCTGGAGCCAGCTCAGCCTGGCGGCGAGCAGCACCGACCACGCCTGGCAGCAGATCACCATCGTCGATCCCGGCCACCGCGGCCACCGGCTGGGTCTGCTCTGCAAGGCCGCCAACCTGGGGTACGCGTTGAGCCGCGAGCCGGCGCTGCGGACGGTCGACACCTGGAACGCCGCCGCCAACGGTCACATGATCGTGATCAACGAGCAGCTCGGCTTCCGCCCGGTCGCCGGCTCGGTCGACTGGCAGTTGACGATCTGA
- a CDS encoding GNAT family N-acetyltransferase — MTSVPVPPTVRRIRPEDAARMRALRLEMLADSPLAFLETVAEAAARPHADFAARVATVSRGDQIGQFVAEADARLVGHAGGIAAPDEPGLTLVYAVYVTPARRGTGLLAALVDAVAAWSRACGRPELMMEVVVGNDRACRAYRKLGFTDTGVRVPHPRLPVLRELQMRRPA; from the coding sequence ATGACCAGCGTGCCCGTCCCACCCACGGTCCGGCGGATCCGCCCGGAGGACGCCGCCCGGATGCGGGCGCTCCGGCTGGAGATGTTGGCCGACAGCCCACTGGCCTTCCTGGAGACGGTGGCCGAGGCCGCCGCGCGCCCGCACGCGGACTTCGCAGCCCGGGTGGCGACCGTCTCGCGGGGCGACCAGATCGGCCAGTTCGTCGCCGAGGCGGACGCCCGCCTGGTCGGCCACGCCGGTGGCATCGCCGCACCGGACGAGCCGGGCCTGACGCTCGTCTACGCGGTCTACGTGACCCCGGCTCGACGGGGCACCGGGCTGCTGGCCGCGCTGGTGGACGCGGTGGCGGCCTGGTCCCGGGCCTGCGGGCGGCCCGAACTGATGATGGAGGTGGTGGTCGGCAACGACCGCGCCTGCCGGGCCTACCGGAAGCTGGGCTTCACCGACACCGGGGTACGCGTCCCGCACCCCCGGCTCCCGGTCCTGCGCGAACTCCAGATGCGCCGCCCGGCCTGA
- a CDS encoding winged helix-turn-helix domain-containing protein, with protein sequence MSAPRRFEPHYRRIIGDIRRRIAEGEWPPGHKLPSTKELADLYQVGSQSTVRQAITILIETGELYGHQGLGVFVPGTAK encoded by the coding sequence ATGTCCGCGCCGCGCAGGTTCGAGCCGCACTACCGAAGGATCATCGGTGACATCAGGAGGCGCATCGCAGAAGGCGAGTGGCCGCCCGGTCACAAGTTGCCCTCTACGAAGGAGTTGGCAGACCTCTACCAAGTAGGCAGCCAGTCCACCGTCCGGCAGGCCATCACGATCCTGATCGAGACCGGGGAGTTGTACGGCCACCAGGGCTTGGGCGTGTTCGTACCCGGCACCGCCAAGTAG
- a CDS encoding DUF4232 domain-containing protein: MRRGVGRIGGLAGVVLLAGCAATPSRVDPLPTPPDRPAAQVAPSPSAACAPEGIRITELGVSAAMGLRAMGLDLVNCGTRPYELRGYPAVSMRDADGDPIKVKIVPGATGITSGFDAPPTRLVLRPGERAGAALLWRNTVTDPTVVATEGAQLDVAPVAGRPAHAVALDGPIDLGNTGRLGVSAWKRRAADPTTEPITPSGPPSSALTPDNRL, from the coding sequence ATGCGACGTGGGGTTGGCCGGATCGGAGGGCTCGCGGGGGTTGTGCTGCTGGCGGGCTGCGCCGCGACACCGTCCCGGGTCGACCCGCTGCCCACGCCGCCGGACCGGCCGGCCGCCCAGGTCGCGCCGTCCCCCTCGGCGGCCTGCGCCCCGGAGGGCATCCGGATCACCGAGCTGGGCGTGAGCGCCGCGATGGGGTTGCGGGCCATGGGCCTTGACCTGGTCAACTGCGGAACCCGGCCGTACGAGCTGCGCGGCTACCCGGCGGTCAGCATGCGGGACGCCGACGGGGACCCGATCAAGGTCAAGATCGTCCCGGGCGCGACGGGGATCACCTCCGGCTTCGACGCCCCACCCACCCGGCTCGTGCTGCGCCCCGGCGAACGGGCCGGCGCCGCGCTGCTCTGGCGCAACACGGTCACCGATCCGACCGTGGTGGCCACCGAGGGCGCCCAGCTCGACGTCGCGCCGGTGGCCGGCAGGCCGGCGCACGCGGTGGCGCTGGACGGGCCGATCGACCTCGGCAACACCGGCCGGCTCGGGGTCAGCGCCTGGAAGCGCCGCGCCGCCGACCCGACCACGGAACCGATCACGCCGAGCGGGCCGCCCTCATCGGCCTTGACCCCGGACAACCGGCTCTGA
- a CDS encoding DoxX family protein: MVPPQLNGPVLSLFRIVVGFLFLLHGAASIFGILGGNPATGGAVPVGTWPGWWAALIQLVCGVLVLVGLATRPAALLASGSMAYAYFVVHQPHGLLPMKNGGELAALFCWSFLLVAVLGPGTWALDALISRRRTAPADATPATRRASVPA; the protein is encoded by the coding sequence ATGGTCCCGCCGCAGTTGAACGGTCCCGTACTCTCCCTGTTCCGCATCGTCGTCGGCTTCCTCTTCCTGCTCCATGGTGCCGCGTCGATCTTCGGAATACTCGGCGGCAACCCGGCCACCGGCGGCGCCGTCCCGGTCGGCACCTGGCCCGGCTGGTGGGCCGCGCTGATCCAGCTCGTCTGCGGCGTGCTCGTGCTCGTCGGCCTGGCCACCCGGCCCGCCGCGCTGCTCGCCTCCGGCTCGATGGCGTACGCGTACTTCGTGGTGCACCAGCCGCACGGCCTGCTGCCGATGAAGAACGGCGGCGAACTGGCCGCGCTCTTCTGCTGGTCGTTCCTGCTGGTCGCGGTGCTCGGCCCGGGCACCTGGGCGCTCGACGCGCTGATCTCCCGCCGCCGCACCGCCCCCGCCGACGCCACCCCGGCGACCCGCCGCGCCTCCGTCCCCGCCTGA
- the thrC gene encoding threonine synthase, with the protein MTSTLPAVSGIDTSRSPARALVCRACSARYPLAAQHACYECFGPLEVDYDTAALAAVTREQIESGPNSIWRYAALLPAGQDPATRVTLDPGLTPLVAANHLAAELGITAPLWVKDDSANPTHSFKDRVVSVALTAARALGFTRYACASTGNLANSVAAHAARAGVPSVVFIPSDLEQGKVVTTAVYGGDLVAIDGSYDDVNRLCGELVETDEFEDTAFVNVNVRPFYAEGSKTLGYEVAEQLGWRIPAQVVIPMASGELLTKIDKAFAELVEIGLVEAPAGGWKVFGAQSAGCNPIATALHDDRDTIVPVKPTGIAKSLNIGDPAAGLYALEAVRRTGGWMEYADDDEIRAGITLLARTTGVFAETAGGVTVAVLRKLVESGRLDPTAETVVFNTGEGLKTLDAVAAASGPTHRIKPSLRAARDAGLLS; encoded by the coding sequence ATGACGTCGACGCTTCCCGCCGTCTCCGGCATCGACACCTCCCGCAGCCCGGCCCGCGCCCTGGTCTGTCGCGCCTGTTCCGCGCGCTACCCGCTGGCCGCGCAGCACGCCTGCTACGAGTGTTTCGGCCCGCTGGAGGTCGACTACGACACGGCCGCGCTGGCCGCCGTCACCCGCGAGCAGATCGAGTCCGGCCCGAACAGCATCTGGCGCTACGCCGCCCTGCTCCCGGCCGGTCAGGACCCGGCCACCCGGGTCACCCTCGACCCGGGGCTGACCCCGCTGGTCGCCGCCAACCACCTCGCCGCCGAGCTGGGCATCACGGCGCCGCTCTGGGTCAAGGACGACAGCGCCAACCCCACCCACTCGTTCAAGGACCGGGTCGTGTCGGTGGCGCTGACCGCCGCCCGGGCGCTCGGTTTCACCCGCTACGCCTGCGCGTCCACCGGCAACCTGGCCAACTCGGTCGCCGCGCACGCGGCCCGTGCCGGTGTGCCGTCGGTGGTGTTCATCCCCAGCGATCTGGAGCAGGGCAAGGTGGTCACCACCGCCGTCTACGGCGGCGACCTGGTCGCCATCGACGGCTCGTACGACGACGTGAACCGGCTCTGCGGCGAGCTGGTGGAGACCGACGAGTTCGAGGACACCGCGTTCGTCAACGTGAACGTGCGGCCGTTCTACGCCGAGGGCTCCAAGACGCTCGGCTACGAGGTGGCCGAGCAGCTCGGCTGGCGGATCCCGGCCCAGGTGGTCATCCCGATGGCCAGCGGCGAGCTGCTCACCAAGATCGACAAGGCGTTCGCCGAGCTGGTCGAGATCGGGCTGGTCGAGGCGCCGGCCGGCGGCTGGAAGGTGTTCGGCGCGCAGTCCGCCGGCTGCAACCCGATCGCCACCGCGCTGCACGACGACCGCGACACCATCGTCCCGGTCAAGCCGACCGGCATCGCCAAGTCGCTCAACATCGGCGACCCGGCCGCCGGCCTCTACGCGCTGGAGGCGGTCCGCCGCACCGGCGGCTGGATGGAGTACGCCGACGACGACGAGATCCGCGCCGGGATCACGTTGCTGGCGCGGACCACCGGCGTGTTCGCCGAGACGGCGGGCGGCGTGACGGTGGCGGTGCTGCGCAAGCTGGTGGAGTCGGGCCGGCTGGACCCGACGGCGGAGACGGTCGTCTTCAACACCGGCGAGGGCCTCAAGACGCTGGACGCGGTGGCCGCCGCCTCCGGCCCCACCCACCGCATCAAGCCCAGCCTCCGCGCCGCCCGAGACGCCGGCCTCCTCTCCTGA
- a CDS encoding GNAT family N-acetyltransferase, which produces MDVEIIELGRDRLPEVVALCRRSLDLPEDAAEAPAVVATLAERAAADRPVLRLGAVRDGTLLGVLVGSRSATDPRLGHVDLVAVAPAERRRGIGAALLADAEGRLAALGASEVLLAGNPPYYAWPGIDVRYTPAVCAALRLGYRQDRTAWNMTATLAEGSAALRPTEASERRLAGQGVTVRRATSTDLPALAAFARATFGGAWDGELAGSVGRPDAGAHLAERDGEILGFAAYGSARPSWFGPMGTAPAAEGSGIGGVLLRRCLRDQAAAGFTEAQIGWVGPVPFYSGAAGARIERVFFLYRKALQGRTR; this is translated from the coding sequence ATGGACGTGGAGATCATCGAGCTGGGCCGGGACCGTCTGCCCGAGGTCGTCGCACTCTGCCGGCGGTCGCTGGACCTGCCGGAGGACGCGGCCGAGGCGCCGGCCGTGGTGGCCACGCTGGCGGAGCGGGCGGCGGCCGACCGGCCGGTGCTGCGGCTCGGCGCGGTCCGCGACGGCACGTTGCTCGGGGTCCTGGTCGGGTCCCGGTCGGCGACCGATCCGCGGCTCGGTCACGTCGACCTGGTCGCGGTGGCCCCGGCGGAGCGCCGCCGGGGGATCGGCGCGGCGCTGCTGGCCGACGCGGAGGGCCGGCTGGCCGCGCTCGGCGCGTCCGAGGTGCTGCTCGCCGGCAACCCGCCGTACTACGCCTGGCCCGGCATCGACGTCCGCTACACGCCGGCGGTCTGCGCCGCGCTGCGGCTCGGCTACCGGCAGGACCGGACCGCCTGGAACATGACCGCCACGCTGGCCGAGGGGTCGGCGGCGCTGCGTCCCACCGAGGCCAGCGAGCGGCGGCTGGCCGGGCAGGGCGTGACGGTACGCCGGGCCACGTCCACGGACCTGCCGGCGCTGGCCGCGTTCGCCCGGGCCACGTTCGGCGGCGCCTGGGACGGTGAGCTGGCCGGTTCGGTGGGCCGCCCGGACGCGGGCGCGCACCTGGCCGAGCGGGACGGCGAGATCCTCGGCTTCGCCGCGTACGGGTCGGCGCGGCCGAGCTGGTTCGGGCCGATGGGCACCGCCCCGGCGGCCGAGGGTTCCGGGATCGGTGGGGTGCTGCTGCGCCGCTGCCTCCGCGACCAGGCGGCGGCCGGGTTCACCGAGGCGCAGATCGGCTGGGTCGGCCCGGTGCCGTTCTACTCGGGTGCGGCCGGGGCCCGGATCGAGCGCGTCTTCTTCCTCTACCGGAAGGCCCTTCAGGGGCGCACCCGGTAG